A single genomic interval of Pseudomonas sp. FeN3W harbors:
- a CDS encoding DUF2218 domain-containing protein, with product MPQFHAQVATPRASRNMTRLCKHFAHKAEVQLDEHQAQVEFAFGRCRMLADHEQLLIDCQAEAGEAEKRLRFVIDDHLHRFSGDEALKVNWLDGPLPPSHGQVEP from the coding sequence ATGCCCCAGTTTCATGCCCAGGTGGCGACACCCCGCGCGTCGCGCAACATGACACGGCTGTGCAAACACTTCGCGCACAAGGCCGAGGTCCAGCTGGATGAGCACCAGGCGCAGGTCGAATTCGCCTTCGGCCGGTGCCGGATGCTCGCCGATCACGAGCAGCTGCTGATCGACTGTCAGGCCGAGGCCGGCGAAGCGGAAAAGCGCCTGCGCTTCGTCATCGACGACCACCTCCACCGCTTCTCCGGCGACGAAGCACTGAAGGTGAACTGGCTGGACGGGCCACTGCCGCCAAGCCACGGGCAGGTCGAGCCATGA
- a CDS encoding alpha/beta hydrolase-fold protein, whose translation MKGALLALLAGLGLAAIQAYAGEEAGWQPVQLPHSSQRDLHSQRTGKDYRIFVSQPRHAPPPGGYPVLYVLDGNALFPGLAIQAQALEDRPDPSLRDSVLVVGIGYPGGALYDFKARAEDYTPKAEDRQRLPGREPPPSGGADDFLAFIEHELKPLIAQRYPIDAQRQTLFGHSYGGLFTLYTLLSKPQAFQGYVAASPSIWWYKGYVERTLAAFERQLADQPVGARLLVTAGGAEQPAADAAMDDPRQRHMAERRMVGNARDLVERLQRLSSQGLHSEFQLFPGANHGTNAAHSSVVALALAAAIGRQPSRDQDD comes from the coding sequence ATGAAAGGCGCCCTGCTGGCCCTGCTGGCCGGTCTGGGGCTTGCCGCCATACAGGCATACGCCGGGGAAGAAGCCGGCTGGCAGCCGGTTCAGCTGCCGCACAGCAGCCAGCGTGACCTGCATTCGCAACGCACCGGCAAGGACTACCGCATCTTCGTTTCCCAGCCGCGGCACGCGCCACCGCCGGGAGGCTATCCCGTGCTCTATGTGCTGGATGGCAACGCCCTGTTTCCGGGGCTGGCGATCCAGGCTCAGGCCTTGGAGGATCGGCCCGACCCAAGCCTGCGTGATTCGGTGCTGGTGGTCGGCATCGGCTACCCCGGCGGGGCCCTGTACGACTTCAAGGCGCGCGCCGAGGATTACACGCCCAAAGCCGAGGATCGCCAACGCCTGCCGGGCCGCGAACCGCCGCCATCGGGCGGTGCCGATGACTTTCTGGCCTTTATCGAGCACGAACTCAAACCACTGATCGCCCAGCGCTACCCGATCGACGCCCAACGGCAGACCCTGTTCGGCCATTCCTACGGCGGCCTGTTCACCCTCTACACCCTGCTCAGCAAGCCGCAGGCGTTTCAGGGCTATGTCGCCGCCAGCCCGTCGATCTGGTGGTACAAGGGCTACGTCGAGCGCACGCTCGCCGCATTCGAACGGCAGCTCGCGGACCAGCCCGTCGGCGCGCGCCTGCTGGTCACCGCCGGCGGTGCCGAACAGCCCGCAGCGGATGCCGCCATGGACGACCCGCGCCAGCGCCATATGGCCGAGCGGCGCATGGTCGGCAATGCCCGGGATCTGGTCGAGCGTCTGCAGCGGCTGTCCAGCCAGGGCCTGCACAGCGAATTCCAGCTGTTCCCAGGAGCCAACCACGGCACCAATGCCGCACACAGCTCGGTCGTGGCACTGGCGTTGGCGGCCGCCATCGGGCGCCAGCCATCCCGCGATCAGGACGACTGA
- a CDS encoding DUF2147 domain-containing protein — protein MRPLFNALLLALPLSLSSLAFAAESPAGRWQTIDDETGKPKSIVEIQQATDGTLSGKVAEILSSDRGPNPLCSACEGERKDQPITGMTILWDLKPNGDQAWSDGTILDPAKGKTYRAKAKLLEGGDQLEVRGYIGIEALGRTQTWIRQ, from the coding sequence ATGCGCCCTTTGTTCAACGCTTTGCTGCTGGCCCTGCCACTCTCGCTCTCGTCACTGGCCTTCGCCGCCGAATCGCCCGCCGGTCGCTGGCAGACCATCGATGACGAAACCGGCAAGCCCAAGTCCATCGTCGAAATCCAGCAGGCCACTGACGGCACGCTGAGCGGCAAGGTGGCGGAGATTCTGTCATCGGACCGGGGTCCCAACCCGCTGTGCAGTGCCTGCGAGGGTGAGCGCAAGGATCAGCCGATCACCGGCATGACCATTCTCTGGGACCTCAAGCCGAACGGCGATCAGGCCTGGAGCGACGGCACCATCCTCGACCCGGCCAAGGGCAAGACCTACCGCGCCAAGGCCAAGCTGCTCGAAGGCGGCGACCAGCTGGAAGTCCGCGGCTACATCGGCATCGAGGCGCTGGGCCGCACGCAGACCTGGATTCGCCAGTAA
- a CDS encoding TetR/AcrR family transcriptional regulator gives MPSRIMASPLAAPSGPAAKKRPTAKAPGGKPQAPKPIGLRERHKQDKLHRIKTAARSVFISKGYDGATTREIAQLADVSHATVFLYAQDKRDLLFLVFNEDMDDVLAKSSAAVKKPGPLVDRLLRWYEPFLRFFSTEAPIGLLKMHDRGNVDIGPTPQSVSVERRKEIVQRELSGLFEAAVRSGELASTVDPILATRVVRSVFYGELDLWMRSYPHPSMARGLHDLRAALTLIISGMLPRQ, from the coding sequence ATGCCTTCACGGATCATGGCTTCTCCCCTTGCTGCTCCATCCGGGCCGGCAGCGAAGAAGCGGCCCACGGCGAAAGCGCCGGGCGGCAAGCCGCAGGCCCCTAAACCAATCGGGCTGCGCGAACGCCACAAGCAGGACAAGCTGCACCGCATCAAGACCGCGGCACGCAGCGTGTTCATCTCGAAGGGCTATGACGGTGCCACGACGCGGGAGATCGCGCAGCTTGCGGATGTATCGCACGCCACGGTCTTCCTCTACGCGCAGGACAAGCGCGATCTTCTTTTTCTCGTGTTCAACGAGGATATGGACGATGTGCTCGCCAAATCCTCGGCCGCGGTCAAGAAGCCCGGTCCGTTGGTAGACAGGCTGCTGCGTTGGTACGAGCCATTCCTGCGCTTTTTCAGCACAGAGGCGCCCATCGGCCTCCTGAAGATGCACGATCGCGGCAATGTGGACATAGGCCCCACGCCCCAGAGCGTGAGCGTGGAGAGGCGAAAGGAGATCGTGCAGCGCGAGCTGAGCGGTCTTTTCGAGGCTGCGGTGCGATCCGGTGAACTCGCCAGCACCGTCGACCCCATCCTCGCGACACGGGTCGTCCGCTCGGTGTTCTACGGAGAGCTGGACCTGTGGATGCGCTCGTATCCACATCCGAGCATGGCGCGAGGCCTGCATGACCTTCGGGCGGCCCTGACGCTGATCATCTCGGGCATGCTTCCGCGGCAGTAG